One genomic window of Borreliella garinii includes the following:
- the fliD gene encoding flagellar filament capping protein FliD, with amino-acid sequence MASGFFVPGLESKYNTKEIRESMLKPDKAKIDSSFKKLESLEQEKSAWQLINRKISTLNSLAKEITSLNSPFNLMSGNSSNSEVLTLSTRYGSKNETHKLIVDQIASADVFLSSNFDPKKVTIPEGDYIFLVGKKEINVKSNGNIDLLVKDINNKGKGFLSAKIVKSDKNGNSRFILQSLKEGKENKLVIKGEGLSFAKQIGILSELKTNFNPILSDIVVNQSSSNNKLVFENNNLVFNPLSEVSIEIPEDIEITSRSKIKFKVKYFDTGLEEPDSKIIFNPGEATFKDAKVDSEDSVVDLGSDLKTPLEKKYIQMNMVKICNKEGSLELPSINISNNFEEVEVDVGALSNLEEINIENKANNKVIVISDVEVFDPKNRDGHLPINAKSFAENAKIKFDGVDVERDLNVINDLIPNVTLSLKKASSDMVEAKVEPDYEGIKRVLLDFIGAYNEVLAEINIVSSNEDQLGNQKSNIVEELTYLSESQKEEAYKNLGILRSEFLLKNLKSRLESIIFKPYVTSDPNFSIINQMGVFTNSISSSGGLSRYLRLDEKKFDESIRNNIDNVRELFLFDLNGDRVYDDGIAKMLGDCLSPLVTSGGVIYNKIKNYDLKIVNQKNKVEDYKKKYDDRERKVEGELNTLDFTIKRMKDQENTLKAFDFNQRNR; translated from the coding sequence ATGGCATCAGGATTTTTTGTTCCTGGACTTGAGAGTAAATATAATACTAAAGAAATTCGTGAATCTATGCTTAAGCCCGATAAAGCCAAAATCGATTCTTCTTTTAAAAAGCTTGAATCTTTAGAACAAGAAAAAAGCGCTTGGCAGTTAATTAATAGAAAAATCTCTACTTTAAATTCTCTTGCAAAAGAAATTACGTCACTTAACAGTCCTTTTAATCTAATGTCAGGAAATTCTAGTAATAGCGAAGTTTTAACCTTGTCTACTCGGTATGGATCCAAAAATGAGACTCATAAATTAATTGTTGATCAAATAGCGTCAGCTGATGTGTTTTTATCTTCAAACTTTGATCCTAAAAAAGTTACAATTCCAGAGGGAGATTATATATTTTTAGTTGGGAAGAAGGAAATTAATGTAAAAAGTAATGGCAACATTGATTTGCTTGTGAAGGATATTAATAACAAGGGAAAGGGCTTTTTATCTGCAAAAATAGTCAAAAGTGATAAAAATGGGAATAGTCGTTTTATTTTGCAGTCCTTAAAGGAAGGCAAAGAGAATAAACTTGTTATTAAAGGGGAAGGATTGTCTTTTGCCAAGCAAATTGGCATTTTAAGTGAACTTAAAACCAATTTTAATCCTATTCTTTCAGATATTGTTGTAAATCAATCTAGTAGCAATAATAAACTTGTTTTTGAAAACAATAACCTTGTTTTCAATCCGCTTTCAGAGGTGTCGATTGAAATTCCTGAAGATATTGAAATTACATCTAGGAGTAAAATTAAATTTAAAGTCAAGTATTTTGATACAGGTTTAGAAGAGCCTGACAGTAAGATTATTTTTAATCCCGGAGAAGCTACATTTAAGGATGCAAAAGTTGACAGTGAAGATAGTGTAGTTGATCTTGGATCTGATTTAAAAACTCCTTTGGAAAAAAAATATATTCAAATGAATATGGTTAAAATATGCAATAAAGAGGGTTCTCTAGAGCTTCCTTCAATAAATATTTCAAATAATTTTGAAGAAGTTGAAGTTGATGTTGGAGCTCTTTCTAATTTAGAAGAAATAAATATTGAAAATAAAGCAAATAATAAAGTAATTGTGATTAGCGATGTCGAAGTTTTTGATCCCAAAAATAGAGATGGCCATTTGCCAATAAATGCTAAAAGTTTTGCCGAGAATGCAAAAATTAAATTTGATGGAGTAGATGTTGAGAGAGATTTAAATGTCATTAATGATTTAATTCCAAATGTGACATTAAGTTTAAAAAAAGCTTCAAGTGATATGGTTGAGGCTAAAGTTGAACCTGATTACGAGGGAATTAAGAGAGTCCTTTTAGATTTTATTGGTGCTTATAACGAGGTTCTTGCTGAGATTAATATTGTAAGTTCCAATGAAGATCAACTTGGTAATCAAAAGTCCAATATAGTTGAAGAGCTGACTTACCTTAGTGAGTCTCAAAAAGAAGAGGCTTATAAAAATTTAGGTATTCTAAGGTCTGAATTTTTATTGAAAAATCTTAAATCCAGGCTAGAATCAATAATTTTTAAGCCCTATGTTACTAGCGATCCTAATTTTTCAATAATTAATCAGATGGGAGTGTTTACTAACTCTATTTCTTCTTCTGGGGGACTTTCCAGATATTTGAGACTTGATGAGAAAAAGTTTGATGAATCAATTCGCAACAACATTGATAATGTTAGAGAACTTTTTTTATTTGACCTTAATGGCGATAGAGTCTATGATGATGGGATTGCCAAAATGCTAGGAGATTGTTTATCGCCTCTTGTGACTTCTGGAGGAGTTATTTATAATAAAATAAAAAATTACGATCTTAAAATTGTTAATCAAAAAAATAAAGTTGAAGATTATAAAAAAAAGTATGATGATAGAGAGAGAAAAGTAGAAGGCGAGCTTAATACCTTAGATTTTACCATTAAGCGAATGAAAGATCAGGAAAATACATTAAAGGCTTTTGATTTTAATCAAAGAAATAGATAA
- a CDS encoding glycine betaine ABC transporter substrate-binding protein yields the protein MNLIYKLFIGFCIFLIFLSCDEKNSSKNLKSVKIGYVNWGGETAATNVLKVVFEKMGYNAEIFSVTTSVMYQYLATRKVDGTVSSWVPTADKFYYEKLKTKFVDLGANYEGTIQGFVVPSYVPISSISELKGKGDKFKNKMIGIDAGAGTQIVTEQALDYYGLSKEYELIPSSESVMLASLDSAIRRNEWVLVPLWKPHWAFSRYDIKLLDDPDLIMGGIESVHTLVRLGLENDDLDAYYVFDHFYWNDDLILPLMDRNDKEPGKEYRNAVEFVEKNKEIVKMWVPEKYKTLFD from the coding sequence ATGAATTTGATATATAAATTATTTATTGGATTTTGTATTTTTCTTATATTTTTGTCTTGTGATGAAAAAAATAGTTCAAAGAATTTGAAATCTGTAAAAATTGGATATGTGAATTGGGGTGGAGAAACAGCAGCTACAAATGTATTAAAGGTTGTTTTTGAGAAAATGGGTTACAATGCAGAAATATTTTCAGTTACTACATCCGTAATGTATCAATACTTAGCAACCAGAAAAGTAGATGGCACGGTATCTTCTTGGGTTCCTACAGCTGATAAATTTTATTACGAAAAACTGAAAACAAAATTTGTTGATCTTGGTGCAAACTATGAGGGAACTATTCAAGGGTTTGTGGTGCCAAGCTATGTTCCAATTTCTAGCATTAGTGAGCTTAAGGGAAAAGGGGATAAGTTTAAGAACAAAATGATTGGCATAGATGCTGGTGCGGGAACTCAGATTGTTACAGAACAAGCGCTTGATTATTATGGATTAAGCAAAGAGTATGAGCTAATACCTTCAAGTGAGAGCGTTATGCTTGCAAGTTTGGATTCTGCAATAAGGAGAAATGAGTGGGTTTTAGTTCCTTTATGGAAACCCCATTGGGCTTTTTCTAGGTATGATATTAAGTTACTTGATGATCCTGATTTAATTATGGGAGGAATTGAGAGTGTGCACACTCTTGTTAGACTTGGTCTTGAAAATGACGATCTTGATGCATATTATGTTTTTGATCATTTTTATTGGAATGATGATTTAATATTACCTTTGATGGATAGAAATGATAAAGAGCCAGGTAAAGAGTATCGAAATGCAGTTGAATTTGTTGAAAAGAATAAAGAAATTGTAAAGATGTGGGTTCCAGAAAAATATAAGACTTTATTTGATTAA
- the yidD gene encoding membrane protein insertion efficiency factor YidD, translated as MNILKIFFIFNYILIFLIRIYQNTFSKVFGLQCIYKPTCSKYSIECLKTYNFLTALILMTLRIIRCNALFKGGNDFIPKYNPISTSLKEFQKRLIK; from the coding sequence ATGAATATTTTAAAAATTTTCTTTATCTTTAATTATATTCTTATTTTTTTAATAAGAATATACCAAAACACTTTTTCTAAAGTATTTGGACTACAATGTATATACAAACCTACTTGCTCAAAATATTCAATTGAATGCCTTAAAACATACAATTTTCTAACAGCGCTAATATTAATGACACTAAGAATAATAAGATGTAATGCATTATTCAAAGGGGGAAATGATTTTATTCCTAAATACAATCCTATTTCAACATCTTTAAAAGAATTTCAAAAAAGATTAATCAAATAA
- a CDS encoding TolC family protein produces the protein MALESSLDSENAQYKENIKKLYKNNAWNVFIPNVNLSSSLSRNSSVLSELERDYWGLGFGVAINLSLSPSVLKKMELVMLEYENAKIERESAVRNIKLNVLKAYNQLIALKSILKVFESQIQNSKLKFEQAKIAYNNGLISEIDFLDAQLKYKKSQPDLDGQIINFEKSKEIFKLLIGLDPDQDFEIIGELPDDTIDFSLFNEALNFNESLEIKELNMRLKMTEQLIDSLWLDTFLPSLSLSFSYSPYRSFNENSKGFSSGFSASFSLNYGLTEIFPFSKSFTKIQDNNYQLKILQNNIEGKIRNLKSSIVQKRKDIRKYKTILDASKINVELASKNYQMAFNAFNSGIIDLSKLNDIEIAYKQSDLKLIEDKLNYSNSILEYKDLVNSLD, from the coding sequence ATGGCTTTAGAAAGTAGTTTGGATTCAGAAAATGCTCAATACAAGGAAAATATAAAAAAACTTTATAAAAATAATGCATGGAATGTTTTTATTCCAAATGTTAACCTTAGCTCTTCACTTAGTAGAAATTCTTCTGTTTTGAGTGAACTTGAGAGAGATTATTGGGGCTTGGGGTTTGGAGTTGCTATTAATCTTTCTTTGTCGCCTTCTGTTTTAAAGAAAATGGAACTTGTTATGTTGGAGTATGAAAATGCAAAAATAGAAAGGGAAAGCGCTGTTCGTAATATTAAGCTAAATGTTCTTAAGGCTTACAATCAGTTAATAGCTCTAAAGAGTATTTTGAAAGTTTTTGAGAGTCAGATACAAAACAGTAAGCTTAAATTTGAACAAGCTAAAATTGCTTATAATAATGGACTAATATCAGAAATAGATTTCCTTGATGCACAGCTTAAGTATAAAAAATCTCAGCCAGATTTAGATGGTCAGATTATTAATTTTGAAAAATCAAAAGAAATTTTTAAATTATTAATAGGATTAGATCCGGATCAAGATTTTGAAATTATTGGGGAATTGCCAGACGATACAATAGATTTCTCCTTATTTAATGAAGCTTTAAATTTTAATGAATCGCTAGAAATCAAGGAGTTGAATATGCGTTTAAAAATGACAGAACAGCTTATTGACTCTCTTTGGCTAGATACTTTTTTACCAAGTCTTTCGTTGTCATTTTCTTACTCTCCTTATAGATCATTTAATGAAAATTCTAAAGGTTTTTCAAGTGGATTTTCGGCATCCTTTAGCTTAAATTATGGTTTAACTGAAATATTTCCATTTTCAAAGAGTTTTACAAAAATACAAGATAATAACTATCAACTAAAAATATTGCAAAACAATATTGAAGGTAAAATTAGAAATTTAAAATCTAGTATTGTTCAAAAAAGAAAGGATATTAGAAAATATAAAACGATTCTTGATGCTTCTAAAATTAATGTAGAATTAGCTAGTAAAAATTATCAAATGGCATTTAATGCTTTTAATTCTGGAATCATAGATCTTTCTAAATTGAATGATATTGAGATTGCTTATAAGCAGAGTGATTTGAAGCTCATTGAAGATAAATTGAATTATTCCAATTCTATACTTGAATATAAGGATTTAGTAAATTCATTAGATTAA
- the nagA gene encoding N-acetylglucosamine-6-phosphate deacetylase codes for MSNFCLFNSKSVLTGNDKLDNSAVLIKDNKIFDIVTSDRLKKMDLREYQMIDTKCNYITPGLYDSHIHGFHGYGTDQCSTESILKMSEHLAQYGVVGFLPTLYPRPIDEMIQTIKACTAAIGKEKGAKILGLHLEGPFFSPEKRGAHPVSYLHEPSIKVMQKLIDAAGGIFTGSNGQKKTHISTMTVAPELKGMRELAIFCLENNINLQAGHTNATYENMIEGFQVGILHTTHFFNAMSKLDHRNPNAIGAVLIHGDVSCEIIADGHHIHPKLVLMMRKLKDISKIVLVTDGLTPNFQTSGKLIANGDEVYIAEDGLFHSVKSNTISGSTLTMIQGLKNLVEFGYSLSDAIQASSYNPTRILNIDKKGLICHGYDANINVLDKDFNLKLTMIESKIIFNNL; via the coding sequence ATGTCAAATTTTTGCTTATTCAACTCAAAATCCGTTTTAACTGGAAACGACAAACTAGATAATTCAGCAGTCCTTATTAAGGATAATAAAATTTTTGATATTGTAACATCTGACAGACTTAAAAAAATGGATCTCAGAGAATATCAAATGATTGATACGAAATGCAATTATATAACTCCTGGACTTTACGACAGCCATATTCATGGATTTCACGGTTATGGAACAGACCAGTGCTCAACAGAATCAATACTTAAAATGTCAGAGCATTTGGCACAATACGGTGTCGTAGGATTTTTACCAACTCTTTATCCAAGACCAATAGATGAAATGATTCAAACAATAAAAGCTTGTACAGCAGCAATTGGCAAGGAAAAGGGTGCTAAAATTTTAGGACTTCACCTTGAAGGGCCATTTTTCTCCCCTGAAAAAAGAGGCGCGCACCCTGTTTCTTATCTTCACGAACCGAGCATTAAAGTTATGCAAAAACTAATAGATGCAGCTGGTGGAATATTTACAGGATCAAACGGCCAAAAAAAAACACATATAAGCACAATGACTGTTGCTCCTGAGCTTAAAGGAATGAGAGAGCTTGCAATATTTTGCCTTGAAAACAATATAAACCTTCAAGCAGGACACACAAACGCAACATATGAAAATATGATCGAAGGATTTCAAGTTGGAATACTTCACACAACCCATTTTTTCAACGCAATGTCAAAACTTGACCACAGAAATCCAAATGCAATAGGAGCAGTATTAATACATGGTGATGTTTCTTGTGAAATTATTGCAGATGGTCATCATATACACCCAAAATTAGTTTTAATGATGAGAAAGCTTAAAGATATAAGTAAAATAGTCCTTGTAACGGACGGACTTACTCCAAATTTTCAAACTTCTGGAAAATTAATTGCAAACGGAGATGAGGTTTATATTGCAGAGGATGGCTTATTCCACAGTGTAAAAAGCAATACAATATCTGGATCAACACTTACAATGATACAAGGTCTTAAAAATTTAGTAGAATTCGGCTACAGTTTAAGTGATGCTATTCAAGCAAGCTCTTACAATCCAACAAGAATTCTCAATATTGATAAAAAGGGATTAATATGCCATGGATATGATGCAAACATTAATGTCTTAGATAAGGATTTCAATTTAAAATTAACAATGATAGAATCTAAAATAATTTTTAACAATCTCTAA
- the nagB gene encoding glucosamine-6-phosphate deaminase, translated as MRLIIRPTYEDISKWAANHVAQKIKEFSPTREKPFILGLPTGSSPIGMYKNLIKLNKDEKISFQNVITFNMDEYIGIEKNHPESYHSFMWKNFFSHIDIKKENINILNGNALNLKKECEEYEKKIKSFGGIMLFVGGIGPDGHIAFNEPGSSLTSRTRIKTLTQDTIIANSRFFEGNVNKVPKSALTVGVGTIMDSQEILIIVNGHNKARALKHAIEKGINHMWTISALQLHKNAIIVSDKKATYELKVGTVEYFNDLERENFNNDLK; from the coding sequence ATGAGATTAATAATCAGACCTACTTATGAAGACATATCAAAGTGGGCAGCCAATCACGTAGCACAAAAAATTAAAGAATTTTCTCCAACAAGAGAAAAGCCATTTATCCTTGGACTTCCAACAGGCAGTTCTCCAATCGGCATGTACAAGAATTTAATTAAATTAAATAAAGATGAAAAAATTTCATTTCAAAATGTCATAACCTTTAACATGGATGAATACATAGGAATTGAAAAAAATCATCCTGAAAGCTACCATTCGTTTATGTGGAAAAATTTTTTTTCTCACATTGATATTAAAAAAGAAAACATAAACATACTAAATGGAAATGCTTTAAATCTTAAAAAAGAATGTGAAGAGTATGAAAAAAAAATCAAATCTTTTGGAGGAATCATGCTTTTTGTGGGTGGGATAGGGCCTGATGGACACATCGCTTTTAACGAACCAGGCTCCTCCTTGACATCAAGAACAAGAATTAAAACTTTAACTCAAGATACAATCATTGCTAATTCAAGATTTTTTGAAGGCAATGTGAACAAAGTTCCTAAAAGTGCTCTAACTGTTGGGGTTGGAACAATTATGGATTCACAAGAAATTTTAATAATAGTAAATGGACACAATAAAGCAAGAGCATTAAAGCATGCTATTGAAAAAGGTATTAATCATATGTGGACAATTAGCGCGCTTCAATTACATAAAAATGCAATCATAGTGTCTGACAAAAAGGCAACTTATGAATTAAAAGTAGGAACGGTAGAATACTTTAACGACCTAGAAAGAGAAAACTTTAATAATGATTTAAAATAA
- a CDS encoding superoxide dismutase, translating to MFKLPELGYNYDAVEPYIDAKTMEIHHSKHHNGFVMNLNSIFEKMGKSHLKDVSSILKNIHDFPDEFQTPIRNNAGGYSNHTLYFRSLKPGNKSNLLEKFENDVNTAFGSLDVLKASLKDTAMKIFGSGWAWLVLCPDSGLKVISMPNQDSPLMKSYKPILGIDVWEHAYYLKYQNRRIEYVDAFLKALNWEEVSKIYNEANN from the coding sequence ATGTTTAAACTGCCAGAACTTGGTTATAATTACGATGCTGTTGAGCCTTATATTGATGCTAAAACCATGGAAATTCATCATAGCAAACATCATAATGGTTTTGTAATGAATTTGAATTCTATTTTTGAAAAAATGGGAAAAAGTCATTTAAAAGACGTGTCAAGCATATTAAAAAATATTCATGATTTTCCAGATGAATTTCAAACTCCAATAAGAAATAATGCTGGGGGCTATTCGAACCATACTTTATATTTTAGAAGTTTGAAACCAGGAAACAAGAGCAATCTTTTAGAAAAGTTTGAAAATGATGTTAATACAGCTTTTGGAAGCCTGGATGTTCTTAAGGCTAGCTTGAAAGATACCGCAATGAAAATTTTTGGAAGTGGTTGGGCATGGTTAGTATTGTGTCCTGATAGTGGGCTTAAAGTGATTTCAATGCCCAATCAGGACAGTCCTTTAATGAAGTCTTATAAGCCGATTTTAGGTATCGATGTTTGGGAACATGCCTATTATCTTAAATATCAAAATAGAAGAATTGAATATGTTGATGCATTTTTAAAGGCTTTAAATTGGGAAGAAGTTTCAAAAATTTACAATGAAGCCAACAATTAG
- the flaB gene encoding flagellin FlaB → MIINHNTSAINASRNNGINAANLSKTQEKLSSGYRINRASDDAAGMGVSGKINAQIRGLSQASRNTSKAINFIQTTEGNLNEVEKVLVRMKELAVQSGNGTYSDADRGSIQIEIEQLTDEINRIADQAQYNQMHMLSNKSASQNVRTAEELGMQPAKINTPASLSGSQASWTLRVHVGANQDEAIAVNIYAANVANLFSGEGAQAAQTAPVQEGAQQEGAQQPAPATAPSQGGVNSPVNVTTTVDANTSLAKIENAIRMISDQRANLGAFQNRLESIKDSTEYAIENLKASYAQIKDATMTDEVVAATTNSILTQSAMAMIAQANQVPQYVLSLLR, encoded by the coding sequence ATGATTATAAATCATAATACATCAGCTATTAATGCTTCAAGAAATAATGGTATTAATGCTGCTAATCTTAGTAAAACTCAAGAGAAGCTTTCTAGTGGTTACAGAATTAATAGAGCTTCTGATGATGCTGCTGGTATGGGGGTTTCTGGGAAAATTAATGCTCAAATAAGAGGTTTATCACAAGCTTCTAGAAACACTTCAAAAGCTATCAATTTTATTCAGACAACAGAAGGAAATTTGAATGAAGTAGAAAAAGTTTTAGTAAGAATGAAAGAATTAGCAGTTCAATCAGGTAATGGTACATATTCAGACGCAGACAGAGGTTCTATACAAATTGAAATAGAGCAACTTACAGACGAAATTAATAGAATTGCTGATCAAGCTCAATATAACCAAATGCACATGTTATCAAACAAATCTGCTTCCCAAAATGTAAGAACAGCTGAAGAACTTGGAATGCAACCTGCAAAAATCAACACACCAGCGTCACTTTCAGGATCTCAAGCTTCTTGGACCTTAAGAGTTCATGTGGGAGCAAATCAAGATGAAGCGATTGCTGTAAATATTTATGCTGCTAATGTTGCAAATCTATTCTCTGGTGAAGGAGCTCAGGCTGCTCAGACTGCACCTGTTCAAGAAGGAGCTCAACAAGAAGGAGCTCAACAACCAGCACCTGCTACAGCGCCTTCTCAGGGTGGAGTTAATTCTCCTGTTAATGTTACAACCACAGTTGACGCTAATACATCTCTTGCTAAAATAGAAAATGCTATTAGAATGATAAGTGATCAAAGAGCAAATTTAGGTGCTTTCCAAAATAGACTTGAGTCTATAAAGGATAGTACTGAGTATGCTATTGAAAACCTAAAAGCATCTTATGCTCAAATAAAAGATGCTACAATGACAGATGAGGTTGTAGCAGCTACAACTAATAGTATTTTGACACAATCTGCAATGGCAATGATTGCGCAAGCTAATCAAGTTCCCCAATATGTTTTGTCATTGCTTAGATAA
- a CDS encoding glycine betaine/L-proline ABC transporter ATP-binding protein translates to MSRVTVKIKDCYKVFSYYAGKKQIIQAIKDYEDGKDRMQIYKESSIFIANANINLDVYENEILVIMGMSGCGKSTLVRCLNGIYKIDSGSILVNNMEMNAINRKDLSNLRKDKFAMVFQNFGLFPHMNVLRNVTYGLEVKHIPRKIREERAIEVLNLVGLEDSKYKYINELSGGMKQRVGIARALVVNPDILLMDEAFSALDPLIKGEMQEELLRLVAKLKKTVVFITHDLIEAFKLGHRIAFMRDGKIIQVGKPLEILANPSTDFISHFIKNLPVLNILKIKDILKDDFDLNSSSDNGLNVVIKYQGENFSLYDKVFNKKYENLVSLDLELNDEIKKIVEYLNKQDYLIIKVKGAIVGYINLNEISDLLSR, encoded by the coding sequence TTGAGTAGGGTTACTGTTAAAATTAAAGATTGTTATAAAGTATTTTCTTATTATGCTGGCAAAAAGCAGATAATTCAAGCTATAAAAGATTATGAAGATGGTAAAGATAGAATGCAAATTTACAAAGAATCTTCTATTTTTATTGCAAATGCCAATATTAATCTTGATGTTTATGAAAATGAAATTTTAGTTATTATGGGAATGTCAGGTTGTGGCAAGTCTACTTTAGTTAGGTGCTTAAATGGTATTTACAAAATAGATTCAGGATCTATTTTGGTAAATAACATGGAAATGAATGCTATAAATCGCAAAGATCTTTCTAATTTAAGAAAAGATAAATTTGCAATGGTTTTTCAAAACTTTGGACTTTTTCCTCATATGAATGTATTGAGAAACGTTACTTATGGCCTTGAGGTCAAGCATATCCCTAGGAAGATTAGAGAAGAACGTGCTATTGAGGTATTGAATCTTGTGGGACTTGAAGATTCAAAGTATAAATATATTAATGAACTTTCTGGAGGGATGAAACAAAGAGTCGGAATAGCAAGGGCATTAGTAGTTAATCCGGATATTCTCTTAATGGATGAAGCTTTTTCGGCGCTTGATCCTTTAATTAAAGGAGAAATGCAGGAAGAACTTTTAAGGTTAGTAGCTAAACTTAAAAAAACAGTTGTGTTTATTACCCACGATTTAATTGAAGCTTTTAAATTGGGACACAGAATTGCTTTCATGAGAGATGGAAAAATTATTCAAGTTGGCAAACCTTTGGAAATTTTAGCCAATCCTAGTACAGATTTTATATCTCATTTTATTAAAAATTTACCTGTTTTAAATATTTTAAAAATAAAAGATATTTTAAAAGATGATTTTGATTTAAACTCTAGTAGTGATAATGGTTTAAATGTTGTTATTAAATATCAAGGTGAAAATTTTAGTTTATATGATAAAGTTTTTAATAAAAAATATGAAAATCTTGTGTCATTAGATTTAGAGCTAAATGACGAGATAAAAAAAATTGTTGAATACTTGAATAAACAAGACTATTTAATAATAAAAGTAAAGGGAGCTATTGTCGGATATATTAATTTAAATGAAATTTCCGATTTATTGTCAAGATAG
- a CDS encoding ABC transporter permease, with the protein MSKDFFILKIDNFFDFLVNNFSTSDGVGFSKSIILLYESLKNLFLFVNPIVFILIACLLSFVFLKKRLVFLILPGFFFILYFDLWKASMDTIAIIFVSVFVSVILGIPIGILGGYFPRFYVFLKPILDLMQAMPPFIYLIPAIPFFGMGTASAIFATIIFAMPPVIRYTRLGIVQVSDEVIEAAKSFGSSNLRILLQVQLPLSLQSIIEGINQSIMMAISMIVIAAMVGSSGLGRTVIYSIERLNFGEGLISGLAVVIIAIILDRVMQSIFIKFSYLNTDHYGGKKENRFKRFLEIYNK; encoded by the coding sequence ATGAGTAAAGATTTTTTTATATTAAAAATAGATAATTTTTTTGATTTTTTGGTTAATAATTTTTCAACTTCTGATGGGGTAGGCTTTTCTAAAAGTATAATTCTTTTATATGAAAGTTTAAAAAATTTATTTCTTTTTGTTAATCCTATTGTTTTTATTTTGATTGCATGTTTACTAAGTTTTGTTTTCTTGAAGAAGAGATTAGTATTTTTAATTTTGCCCGGATTCTTTTTTATTTTGTATTTTGATCTTTGGAAAGCTTCAATGGATACAATAGCTATTATATTTGTTTCTGTATTTGTTTCTGTTATTTTGGGAATTCCTATAGGTATTTTGGGGGGATATTTTCCAAGATTTTATGTTTTTTTAAAACCTATTCTAGATTTAATGCAAGCTATGCCTCCGTTTATTTACTTGATTCCCGCCATACCTTTTTTTGGAATGGGTACAGCTTCTGCTATTTTTGCTACAATAATTTTTGCCATGCCTCCTGTTATTAGATATACAAGGCTAGGGATTGTTCAAGTTTCAGATGAAGTAATAGAAGCTGCCAAGTCTTTTGGCAGTAGCAATTTGCGCATTCTTTTGCAGGTTCAGCTTCCTCTTTCTCTTCAGAGTATAATCGAGGGCATTAATCAGTCAATAATGATGGCGATATCTATGATAGTAATTGCTGCAATGGTTGGATCGTCTGGTTTGGGCAGGACTGTAATTTATTCCATAGAAAGATTAAATTTTGGTGAGGGCTTAATATCTGGATTAGCAGTTGTTATTATAGCTATTATTTTAGACAGGGTTATGCAATCTATTTTTATTAAATTTAGCTATTTAAATACAGATCATTATGGTGGAAAGAAAGAAAATAGATTTAAAAGATTTTTAGAAATATATAATAAATAA